In a single window of the Zea mays cultivar B73 chromosome 5, Zm-B73-REFERENCE-NAM-5.0, whole genome shotgun sequence genome:
- the LOC100273974 gene encoding tubulin-specific chaperone E isoform X1: protein MPSCPPRRPVMSSTTAAAFRLGQRVHAAGDPRRLGTVRYLGPVEGHGGVWVGVDWDDGAGGRHDGSLAGRRYFVAVGECSATFARPTALSGGISLPDALRLRYRVQDFTKEEQDEMYVFSTSQKRVSVEFVGTDKVQEKLNNFNELASASVSYMGVSSIGAPNELNSLVPNLKLLDLTGNLFSQWQTLDGKFVQGFNTLRLLNLEDNHIDSWDEIVKLSYLRSLEQLHLNKNRLKHVKYPSNLSPDGPIDDAAAVPFENLQVLLLGSNDIDDFSSVDSLNLFPSLRDVRLSDNPVADPAKGGAPRFVLVARLGKVGILNGSEISPRERRESEIRYVRLVMGKIESNDQEEIRRLHPRFAELKSFHGIEDEKPTSSISGPQKMASGLISITLKCVGPSMGEKQPLTKKLPATTTVGKLKSLCESFFKLKDIKVKLFVEEEGCPLPQPVEEDTASLMELGIGSGATIVVDEES from the exons ATGCCCAGTTGCCCACCACGGCGTCCAGTCATGTCCAGCACCACCGCCGCTGCTTTCCGCCTGGGCCAGCGCGTGCACGCCGCCGGCGACCCCCGCCGCCTAGGCACGGTGCGCTACCTGGGCCCCGTAGAGGGCCACGGCGGAGTCTGGGTCGGCGTCGACTGGGATGATGGCGCTGGCGGCCGGCACGATGGCTCGCTCGCCGGCCGCCGATACTTTGTTGCCGTGGGAGAGTGCTCGGCCACCTTCGCGCGCCCCACGGCGCTCAGCGGAGGGATCTCGCTCCCGGACGCGCTCCGCCTACGTTACCGCGTTCAGGACTTCACCAAGGAGGAACAGG ATGAGATGTATGTCTTCTCGACAAGCCAGAAGCGGGTCTCGGTTGAATTTGTTGGCACAGACAAAGTTCAGgagaagctcaacaacttcaatgaGTTGGCCAGTGCATCCGTTTCTTACATGGGAGTGAGCTCAATTGGAGCGCCCAATGAACTAAACAGTTTGGTTCCAA ATCTCAAACTTCTTGACTTAACTGGAAATCTGTTCTCACAGTGGCAA ACCCTAGATGGAAAGTTCGTACAAGGTTTCAACACACTGCGGCTCCTAAATCTAGAAGATAATCATATTGATTCATGGGATGAAATTGTGAAACTTTCTTACTTAAGAAG TTTGGAACAACTCCATTTGAACAAAAACAGGTTAAAGCATGTGAAATATCCATCTAATCTTTCACCAGATGGACCTATTGATGATGCAGCTGCTGTGCCATTTGAAAATTTGCAAGTTCTTTTGTTAG GATCTAATGACATAGATGACTTTTCTTCAGTGGATTCACTTAACCTGTTCCCAAGTTTAAGG GATGTCAGGCTTTCTGACAATCCTGTAGCTGATCCTGCCAAGGGTGGTGCTCCTCGTTTTGTGCTTGTTGCTCGACTTGGAAAAGTTGGAATACTAAATGGCAGTGAG ATAAGTCCACGTGAACGGAGGGAATCTGAAATACG ATATGTCCGCCTTGTTATGGGAAAAATAGAATCAAATGACCAAGAAGAGATCAGACGGCTTCACCCTAG ATTCGCTGAACTGAAGTCCTTTCATGGTATTGAAGATGAGAAGCCAACTTCAAGCATATCAGGGCCACAGAAGATGGCTTCTGGCCTTATAA GTATTACGTTGAAATGTGTGGGTCCATCAATGGGTGAGAAGCAACCACTGACAAAGAAACTGCCTGCGACAACAACT GTCGGGAAGTTAAAATCTTTGTGCGAAAGCTTCTTCAAACTGAAGGACATAAAAGTGAAACTGTTCGTCGAAGAAGAG
- the LOC100273974 gene encoding Tubulin-specific chaperone E has protein sequence MSSTTAAAFRLGQRVHAAGDPRRLGTVRYLGPVEGHGGVWVGVDWDDGAGGRHDGSLAGRRYFVAVGECSATFARPTALSGGISLPDALRLRYRVQDFTKEEQDEMYVFSTSQKRVSVEFVGTDKVQEKLNNFNELASASVSYMGVSSIGAPNELNSLVPNLKLLDLTGNLFSQWQDIFSLCQALASLEVLNLTNNTMENDVVETPMLENIRILVLNNCGVTWELVEKIKVSFSCISELHLMSNRLNMIMTLDGKFVQGFNTLRLLNLEDNHIDSWDEIVKLSYLRSLEQLHLNKNRLKHVKYPSNLSPDGPIDDAAAVPFENLQVLLLGSNDIDDFSSVDSLNLFPSLRDVRLSDNPVADPAKGGAPRFVLVARLGKVGILNGSEISPRERRESEIRYVRLVMGKIESNDQEEIRRLHPRFAELKSFHGIEDEKPTSSISGPQKMASGLISITLKCVGPSMGEKQPLTKKLPATTTVGKLKSLCESFFKLKDIKVKLFVEEEGCPLPQPVEEDTASLMELGIGSGATIVVDEES, from the exons ATGTCCAGCACCACCGCCGCTGCTTTCCGCCTGGGCCAGCGCGTGCACGCCGCCGGCGACCCCCGCCGCCTAGGCACGGTGCGCTACCTGGGCCCCGTAGAGGGCCACGGCGGAGTCTGGGTCGGCGTCGACTGGGATGATGGCGCTGGCGGCCGGCACGATGGCTCGCTCGCCGGCCGCCGATACTTTGTTGCCGTGGGAGAGTGCTCGGCCACCTTCGCGCGCCCCACGGCGCTCAGCGGAGGGATCTCGCTCCCGGACGCGCTCCGCCTACGTTACCGCGTTCAGGACTTCACCAAGGAGGAACAGG ATGAGATGTATGTCTTCTCGACAAGCCAGAAGCGGGTCTCGGTTGAATTTGTTGGCACAGACAAAGTTCAGgagaagctcaacaacttcaatgaGTTGGCCAGTGCATCCGTTTCTTACATGGGAGTGAGCTCAATTGGAGCGCCCAATGAACTAAACAGTTTGGTTCCAA ATCTCAAACTTCTTGACTTAACTGGAAATCTGTTCTCACAGTGGCAA GATATATTCTCTCTTTGTCAAGCACTGGCATCCCTGGAAGTTCTTAATTTGACAAATAATACCATGGAGAATGATGTTGTAGAAACTCCAATGCTCGAGAATATCCGAATTCTTGTTCTCAATAACTGTGGTGTAACATGGGAACTG GTTGAAAAGATTAAAGTTTCCTTTTCATGTATCAGTGAACTCCACCTGATGTCAAACAGGCTTAATATGATCATG ACCCTAGATGGAAAGTTCGTACAAGGTTTCAACACACTGCGGCTCCTAAATCTAGAAGATAATCATATTGATTCATGGGATGAAATTGTGAAACTTTCTTACTTAAGAAG TTTGGAACAACTCCATTTGAACAAAAACAGGTTAAAGCATGTGAAATATCCATCTAATCTTTCACCAGATGGACCTATTGATGATGCAGCTGCTGTGCCATTTGAAAATTTGCAAGTTCTTTTGTTAG GATCTAATGACATAGATGACTTTTCTTCAGTGGATTCACTTAACCTGTTCCCAAGTTTAAGG GATGTCAGGCTTTCTGACAATCCTGTAGCTGATCCTGCCAAGGGTGGTGCTCCTCGTTTTGTGCTTGTTGCTCGACTTGGAAAAGTTGGAATACTAAATGGCAGTGAG ATAAGTCCACGTGAACGGAGGGAATCTGAAATACG ATATGTCCGCCTTGTTATGGGAAAAATAGAATCAAATGACCAAGAAGAGATCAGACGGCTTCACCCTAG ATTCGCTGAACTGAAGTCCTTTCATGGTATTGAAGATGAGAAGCCAACTTCAAGCATATCAGGGCCACAGAAGATGGCTTCTGGCCTTATAA GTATTACGTTGAAATGTGTGGGTCCATCAATGGGTGAGAAGCAACCACTGACAAAGAAACTGCCTGCGACAACAACT GTCGGGAAGTTAAAATCTTTGTGCGAAAGCTTCTTCAAACTGAAGGACATAAAAGTGAAACTGTTCGTCGAAGAAGAG